In Pogoniulus pusillus isolate bPogPus1 chromosome 2, bPogPus1.pri, whole genome shotgun sequence, the following are encoded in one genomic region:
- the LOC135181256 gene encoding basic helix-loop-helix transcription factor scleraxis-like, with translation MKAGGGAAAAGTGQRRATGAGGGRRRRRRAQGGGGGGRRAAANARERDRTHSVNTAFGALRRLIPTRPADRRLSKVETLRLASSYISHLANVLLLQRRQAEGTAAAQPCPGPRPEPCPGPCLQPADAAPRPICTFCLSEQRKRHREGEEPLSGPAFGGH, from the exons ATGAAGGCCGGcgggggggcggcggcggcgggcacgGGGCAGCGGCGGGCGACTGGAGCCGGCGGCGGGCGAcggaggcggcggcgggcgcAGGGAGGCGGCGGTggcgggcggcgggcggcaGCCAACGCCCGGGAGCGGGATCGAACGCACAGCGTTAACACGGCCTTCGGCGCCCTCCGCCGACTCATCCCCACCCGCCCGGCCGACCGCCGGCTCTCCAAGGTGGAGACGCTGCGCCTGGCCTCCAGCTACATCTCGCACCTGGCCaacgtgctgctgctgcagcggcGCCAAGCCGAGGGCACAGccgctgcccagccctgcccggggCCGCGCCCGGAACCCTGCCCggggccctgcctgcagccggCTGACGCCGCGCCGCGGCCCATCTGCACCTTCTGCCTCAGCGAGCAGAGGAAGCGG CACCGGGAGGGAGAGGAGCCACTGTCTGGCCCAGCCTTTGGTGGACACTGA